The following are from one region of the Nostoc cf. commune SO-36 genome:
- a CDS encoding 7-carboxy-7-deazaguanine synthase QueE has product MIAKNTVTPTARLIEVFSAIQGEGLNVGTRQIFIRFALCDLRCNFCDSAHTWNAPATCRIERSPGLRDFEIHSNPVSLPILLEWVEQQNLPCLHDSISLTGGEPLLHAPFLMQFLPQVRTITGLPIYLETGGHRSEQLAMILPYLDSVGMDFKLPSVSGESHWQEHSKCLQLCHDSYLNVFVKIIVSQNTDPAELERSASLVAEVSPDISVFLQPVTPLPVSEQFTSIPMLAPSSDQVLMWQALMKGFLKYVRVIPQTHKMINQL; this is encoded by the coding sequence ATGATTGCTAAAAATACGGTTACACCTACCGCACGCCTGATTGAGGTCTTTTCTGCCATTCAAGGAGAAGGGCTGAATGTAGGAACACGCCAGATATTTATTCGTTTTGCTTTGTGTGATTTGCGCTGTAACTTTTGTGATAGTGCCCATACGTGGAATGCACCCGCTACTTGTCGGATAGAGCGATCGCCTGGATTGCGCGATTTTGAAATTCACTCTAACCCTGTCTCATTACCTATATTACTAGAATGGGTGGAACAGCAAAATCTACCTTGTCTACACGATAGCATTAGCTTAACAGGAGGCGAACCACTTCTTCATGCCCCATTTTTAATGCAGTTTCTACCCCAAGTGCGAACCATAACTGGTCTACCTATATACTTAGAGACTGGTGGACATCGCTCAGAACAACTAGCGATGATTCTCCCTTACTTAGACTCTGTGGGCATGGATTTCAAATTGCCCAGTGTTAGCGGCGAAAGTCATTGGCAAGAACATAGTAAATGTCTCCAGTTATGTCATGACTCATATTTAAATGTTTTTGTCAAGATAATTGTGTCTCAAAACACAGATCCCGCCGAGTTAGAACGTTCAGCTTCGTTGGTGGCAGAGGTTAGTCCAGATATCTCAGTATTTTTACAACCTGTTACGCCTTTGCCAGTATCAGAACAGTTTACCTCAATACCTATGCTTGCACCTTCGAGCGATCAAGTTTTGATGTGGCAAGCTTTGATGAAGGGGTTTCTCAAATATGTGCGTGTGATACCCCAGACCCATAAAATGATAAACCAACTGTAA
- a CDS encoding DUF427 domain-containing protein encodes MPKAIWNGSVLAESDNTVVVEGNHYFPVDTINKQYFTESNTHSTCPWKGVASYYSIEVDGQINKDAAWYYPNAKEKAKNIEGYVAFWKGVKVEA; translated from the coding sequence ATGCCGAAAGCAATTTGGAATGGATCTGTTTTAGCTGAGAGTGATAATACTGTAGTTGTAGAAGGCAACCATTATTTCCCTGTTGACACCATTAACAAACAGTACTTCACAGAAAGTAACACCCACAGCACTTGTCCTTGGAAAGGTGTCGCTAGTTACTACAGTATTGAAGTTGATGGGCAAATCAATAAAGATGCTGCTTGGTATTATCCCAACGCTAAGGAGAAGGCTAAAAATATTGAAGGCTATGTGGCATTCTGGAAGGGTGTAAAAGTCGAGGCTTAA
- a CDS encoding type II toxin-antitoxin system VapC family toxin: MDSEVFLDTSFAIALSAPSDRLHDRALYLAKILQASETRLVTTQAVMLEIGNALSQQPYRQAAIILLNSLVADSKVEIVPLSQELYERAFELYRERTEKEWGFVDCVSFIVMQYSGITEALTADEHFQQAGFRALLRENLP; encoded by the coding sequence ATGGATTCTGAAGTCTTTCTTGATACATCATTTGCCATTGCCTTGTCTGCACCGAGCGATCGCTTGCATGACCGAGCCTTATATCTAGCTAAAATATTACAAGCATCAGAAACTCGTTTGGTGACAACACAGGCGGTAATGTTGGAAATTGGCAATGCCTTATCCCAACAACCTTATCGTCAGGCAGCAATCATATTATTAAATTCTTTAGTAGCAGACTCCAAAGTAGAAATTGTTCCCCTCTCACAAGAACTCTACGAGCGTGCTTTCGAGCTATATCGGGAACGAACAGAGAAAGAATGGGGATTTGTCGATTGTGTGTCTTTTATTGTGATGCAATATAGTGGAATAACCGAAGCACTGACTGCTGATGAGCATTTTCAACAAGCAGGCTTTCGAGCATTGCTGCGAGAAAATCTCCCTTAA
- a CDS encoding extracellular solute-binding protein: MDRRSFLLGTSTLALSQLLFGCGGNNQRQLKVQLLKGSIPGQVVNQFHKSLQQQVQLKFAPVERIQDLFQQLQNWQQKPKASDEKGWSRFIPFRQGQKMADADLVTLGDYWLKAAIEQKLIQPLQEVQGNQLKQWSALDERWKQLVTRNEQGNLDTQGKVWGAPYRWGSTMIVYNRDKLEKLGWTPKDWSDLWRDGVQQRISLLNQPREVIGLVLKKLGKSYNTENLDQIADLAKELQTLNQQVKFYSSNHYLEPLIMGDTWLAVGWSSDVLQVLGRYPQLAAVIPQSGTAIWADMWVRPAGITAGTLSDQWIDFCWQPSTAKQISALTKSNSPISTNIAASDIQEPLWSLLESNRAVFDKSEFLLPLPPSTIKQYESLFAKMKV; encoded by the coding sequence ATGGATCGACGGTCTTTTTTACTAGGTACAAGCACACTGGCACTTTCACAACTGCTTTTTGGCTGTGGTGGAAACAACCAGAGACAACTAAAAGTACAGTTATTAAAAGGTTCTATACCTGGTCAGGTAGTTAATCAGTTTCACAAAAGTTTGCAGCAACAGGTGCAGTTAAAGTTTGCACCTGTTGAGCGGATACAAGATTTATTTCAGCAATTACAAAATTGGCAGCAGAAACCAAAAGCCAGTGATGAGAAGGGATGGAGCCGCTTTATACCTTTTAGGCAAGGTCAAAAAATGGCTGATGCAGACCTAGTTACATTGGGAGATTACTGGCTAAAAGCAGCCATTGAGCAAAAATTAATTCAACCACTCCAAGAAGTACAGGGAAACCAATTAAAGCAGTGGTCTGCTTTAGATGAAAGGTGGAAACAACTGGTAACGCGCAACGAACAAGGTAATTTGGATACTCAAGGGAAAGTATGGGGTGCGCCTTACAGGTGGGGTAGCACAATGATTGTTTATAACCGTGACAAATTAGAAAAATTGGGATGGACACCCAAAGACTGGAGTGATTTGTGGCGAGATGGAGTACAACAGCGCATTTCCCTGCTTAATCAACCACGAGAAGTTATTGGTTTGGTTCTAAAAAAGCTAGGAAAATCTTACAATACAGAGAATCTTGACCAAATAGCAGACTTGGCAAAAGAATTACAGACATTAAACCAACAGGTGAAGTTTTACAGTTCCAATCACTACCTGGAACCTCTAATTATGGGAGACACTTGGCTAGCGGTTGGTTGGTCAAGCGATGTGCTGCAAGTTTTAGGACGTTATCCGCAACTTGCCGCAGTTATCCCCCAGTCAGGAACAGCAATCTGGGCAGATATGTGGGTACGTCCCGCAGGGATTACTGCGGGTACTTTATCAGATCAATGGATTGATTTTTGTTGGCAACCAAGCACAGCTAAACAAATTTCGGCGCTGACCAAAAGTAATTCGCCAATTTCTACAAATATTGCCGCTTCCGATATCCAAGAACCATTATGGAGTCTGTTAGAGAGCAATCGCGCAGTTTTCGATAAAAGTGAATTTTTGCTCCCTTTACCGCCATCAACGATAAAACAATACGAGTCTTTATTCGCCAAAATGAAAGTTTAG
- a CDS encoding class I SAM-dependent methyltransferase → MNNISTSNNWDTSLYEDKHAFVWQYGEDLLKFLNPQPGESILDLGCGTGQLTEKIAQAGAEVMGVDYAPAMIEKARENYPHIRFDVADARNFQVDKPLDAVFSNAVLHWVKEADSAIASIHQSLKPGGHFVAEFGGKGNVKAIATALEHALEAINISVQALNPWYFPSIGEYASLLEQEGFDVIYSCLFARPTPLAGGEAGMANWIQMFASAFLAGLSGKQQIQVIRVVEEYLKPTLYQQGAWTADYRRIRIIAIKL, encoded by the coding sequence ATGAATAATATTTCGACAAGCAATAATTGGGACACTTCGCTTTACGAAGATAAACACGCTTTTGTCTGGCAGTATGGCGAAGACTTACTAAAATTCCTCAACCCTCAGCCAGGAGAATCTATTTTGGATCTTGGTTGTGGTACTGGACAACTCACAGAAAAAATTGCCCAAGCTGGGGCTGAAGTAATGGGAGTTGATTATGCACCTGCGATGATTGAGAAGGCAAGAGAAAACTATCCCCATATCCGCTTTGATGTTGCTGATGCTAGGAACTTTCAAGTAGATAAACCATTAGATGCTGTATTTTCCAACGCTGTATTGCATTGGGTGAAAGAAGCAGATAGCGCGATCGCTTCCATACATCAATCCCTAAAACCCGGAGGCCATTTTGTGGCAGAATTTGGTGGCAAGGGAAATGTAAAGGCGATCGCTACAGCTTTAGAACACGCCTTAGAAGCAATTAATATCTCCGTACAAGCCCTAAATCCTTGGTATTTCCCTAGTATTGGTGAATATGCCAGCCTATTAGAACAAGAAGGCTTTGATGTCATCTATAGCTGTCTATTTGCTCGTCCAACTCCTTTAGCAGGGGGAGAAGCAGGTATGGCAAACTGGATTCAGATGTTCGCCAGTGCTTTTTTAGCAGGACTTTCTGGTAAGCAACAAATACAAGTAATTCGCGTCGTGGAGGAATATCTTAAGCCGACGCTGTATCAACAAGGAGCTTGGACAGCAGATTATCGAAGAATTCGCATCATTGCCATTAAACTTTAA
- a CDS encoding trypsin-like serine peptidase: MRKLSIYKQLLAFFIAGIVGFTALGGWISVQAQTESQISPNTEQLNLVGDGKPFKPADLEQSEKPYDRDRGIPRGIDNRIPMRSRYYPWSTIGRVEGITADGESYYCTGTLVASNIVLTNAHCVIDSETHQLSKELRFIPNVINGKSQSPGDMSKVENIAKSVLYGTDFKDGGFDNVKNQSNDWALMIINQPLGRKYGHLGWKSLPASTLIKQKRGKLFFVGYSSDYPDPSKKGYESLTAGKGFTASYEDGCSIVGEESNHFYHNCATAGGSSGGPIIDWIDGLPYIVALNNGEAKNSITGQDIINFAVKMDFLDNLTGRK, encoded by the coding sequence ATGCGTAAACTATCTATTTACAAACAACTGCTTGCTTTCTTTATCGCCGGAATTGTGGGTTTTACCGCTTTAGGTGGTTGGATATCAGTCCAAGCACAAACAGAATCACAGATATCGCCAAATACAGAACAACTGAATTTGGTAGGGGATGGTAAACCCTTTAAACCGGCTGATCTCGAACAGTCGGAAAAACCTTATGATCGCGATCGCGGTATCCCCAGAGGTATAGATAACCGTATTCCTATGCGGAGTAGATATTATCCTTGGTCAACTATCGGACGAGTCGAAGGCATAACAGCCGATGGTGAAAGCTATTATTGCACAGGAACACTGGTTGCCAGTAATATAGTTTTGACAAATGCCCACTGCGTAATTGACTCTGAGACTCATCAACTCAGTAAAGAACTTCGGTTTATACCCAATGTCATTAATGGCAAATCCCAGAGTCCGGGAGATATGAGCAAAGTAGAGAATATTGCAAAAAGTGTGCTTTATGGCACAGACTTCAAGGATGGCGGCTTCGATAACGTCAAGAATCAGAGTAATGATTGGGCGTTGATGATAATTAATCAACCCTTGGGTCGTAAATATGGTCATTTAGGATGGAAATCTTTACCTGCTTCTACTTTGATTAAACAGAAGCGAGGAAAACTATTCTTTGTTGGTTACTCTAGTGACTATCCAGACCCCAGCAAAAAAGGCTATGAATCCTTGACTGCCGGTAAAGGATTCACTGCGAGTTACGAAGATGGTTGTAGCATTGTTGGTGAGGAGTCAAACCATTTTTATCATAATTGTGCCACCGCAGGCGGTTCTTCGGGTGGCCCCATTATCGATTGGATTGATGGTCTGCCGTATATTGTTGCCCTGAATAATGGTGAGGCTAAAAACTCTATCACAGGGCAAGATATTATCAACTTTGCAGTGAAAATGGATTTCTTGGATAACTTGACTGGTAGAAAGTAA
- a CDS encoding CHAT domain-containing protein produces the protein MNKNAKFQRNFCCSFSRVSRYTLIGLLGVVLLSDAVGAKVGGLDNYSPKRSPEILLDKYRDNFPSLEAGDKQVLLRSYQNQQKIYLAQQPAPTPSIPLNPEQQNLYQQGVKLVKEAKELKKKGTREGYEQAIKKYQQALKIVQELGLRTEEAEINLAIGVIYSISSENLEALKYFNQLLNISREFKLPVLEASALTLIAQAYTRTGKAREALTLLNQAESIFRAEKKFDAVALVLISIASTHTGLGEIPQTLEPLNQALQIYRDTLKDLPQQATVLNQIGFSYSQMGEPKTALKYYEQALEIQQKRQDLLPAQAETLRNIGSLHHQLGKNEEALDYLNKARNIQQTQGLLIEEGLTIQKIADIYTSRGDYQGAIEHHKQTIILFKKGGNTALESLGIQRIISIYKNYIGDNHKALEFVKEALELDKNVTGDIERYAVTLNEKSDIHTLQGDYQQALEIYNEALDIARSTNNKNLEARTLSNMASLYELLGDYNLSIKSYKQALQIYRQIPDKPFELILLPLIGNLYMTKEDYPEAIKYHNQVLSLSREQNNYKFEITGLMGLARIYELKKDFPNALKNAESILSLSEKRGDKYSKAAALSLIGIINRSKGDYKQALINHQKTLSQYRQLGVRRLEAQTLNNISVTYALSKQYPQAIDTLNEELKLRQELKDSTGEADALYLIAINQRNLGKLEAALSNIQTTINIVESIRGNVQSDELRTSYFATVQNYYKFYIDLLMQLHKEDPTKVCEFNIQKLKIKDRCDAVALHISERARARSLVELLKAGNVNLRKDVEPQLLAEERRLQNKLKLQETRLSDLLSQKGSSTELINKTNQEITNIIQESQKLTAKIRATNPEYAELTDPKDILQLPEIQQQLDKDTILLQYSLGEKRSYLWVVTPNSPLESYELPGQEEIAKAANKFNIFVKEPLIDNPTPVDIADAIAETEKTADALSQLILNDVAGKLGNKRLVIVADGILHQVSFAALNEPRKSPTSNKYQPLVVNHEIVNLPSISSLATHRKKLKIRDKAPKTLAVLANPVFSADDTPLKNDKPSSVENNLDRSALETSLRNTNEVLEPLPNTQAEGEAILELVNSPNNKLSAFGLDANYNFATSKQLRQYRYLLFATHGIFNTVNPALSGIVLSLVDKQGKPQTRSFLRLNDIFNLDLPAELIVLSACESGLGDDVQGEGLVGLTRGFMYAGAARVTVSLWKVNDKSTKELMIAFYKQILEQKKSPAAALNFAQRQMWQRKDLQNPAWKHPRYWAAFTLQGEWR, from the coding sequence ATGAACAAAAACGCTAAGTTTCAGCGCAATTTTTGCTGCTCATTTTCTCGTGTTTCTCGTTACACTTTAATTGGATTACTGGGTGTAGTTTTGTTATCTGATGCGGTGGGTGCAAAGGTTGGTGGTTTAGATAACTATTCACCAAAGCGATCGCCAGAAATTTTATTAGATAAATATCGAGACAATTTCCCATCTTTAGAAGCTGGCGATAAGCAAGTATTATTGAGAAGTTATCAGAATCAGCAGAAAATATATCTTGCACAGCAACCAGCACCTACCCCATCAATTCCCTTGAATCCAGAGCAACAAAATTTATACCAACAGGGTGTAAAGCTAGTTAAAGAAGCGAAGGAATTAAAGAAAAAGGGGACTAGAGAAGGATATGAGCAGGCGATAAAGAAATATCAACAAGCGTTGAAAATTGTCCAAGAATTAGGATTGCGTACAGAAGAAGCTGAAATAAATTTAGCAATTGGTGTAATTTATTCTATTTCCTCAGAAAATTTAGAAGCACTCAAGTATTTCAACCAACTTCTAAATATTTCCCGTGAGTTCAAACTTCCTGTACTTGAAGCATCTGCATTAACACTTATTGCTCAAGCTTACACTAGGACTGGTAAAGCGCGAGAAGCTCTGACTCTTTTGAACCAAGCGGAGTCAATTTTTCGGGCAGAAAAAAAATTTGATGCTGTAGCTTTAGTGTTGATATCTATAGCTAGCACACACACTGGATTAGGTGAGATACCCCAGACTCTTGAACCGCTAAATCAAGCGTTACAAATTTACCGTGATACATTAAAGGATTTGCCACAACAAGCCACAGTTTTGAATCAGATTGGCTTCAGCTATTCGCAAATGGGCGAACCTAAAACCGCTTTAAAATACTATGAGCAAGCTCTAGAGATTCAGCAGAAAAGGCAAGATTTATTGCCAGCACAAGCAGAAACATTGAGAAATATTGGCTCTCTGCATCATCAATTAGGTAAAAATGAAGAGGCTCTTGATTATTTAAATAAAGCCAGAAATATTCAACAGACACAAGGTTTATTAATTGAGGAAGGTTTAACCATTCAAAAAATTGCTGATATTTACACATCACGAGGAGATTATCAAGGAGCAATAGAACATCATAAACAAACAATAATTCTCTTTAAAAAAGGAGGTAATACAGCCTTAGAGTCCCTGGGTATTCAACGTATTATCAGCATATATAAGAATTATATTGGTGATAATCACAAAGCATTAGAATTTGTAAAGGAAGCACTCGAACTTGATAAGAATGTTACTGGAGACATAGAAAGATATGCCGTAACTCTTAATGAAAAATCTGATATCCATACATTACAAGGAGACTATCAGCAGGCTTTAGAAATTTATAATGAAGCATTAGATATTGCACGTTCAACAAACAATAAAAATCTAGAAGCTCGTACTCTTAGCAATATGGCATCTCTTTACGAGCTATTAGGTGACTATAACTTAAGTATTAAAAGTTACAAGCAGGCACTACAGATATATAGACAAATACCAGATAAGCCATTTGAGCTTATCCTTCTTCCTTTAATTGGTAACTTGTATATGACAAAGGAAGACTATCCCGAAGCTATCAAATATCACAATCAAGTCTTGTCATTGTCACGAGAACAAAATAATTATAAATTTGAAATCACAGGACTTATGGGTTTAGCAAGAATTTACGAGTTAAAAAAGGATTTTCCCAATGCCTTAAAAAATGCTGAAAGTATATTATCTTTGTCAGAAAAACGTGGAGATAAATATTCCAAAGCAGCCGCTCTCAGCTTGATTGGTATTATTAATCGCTCAAAAGGTGATTATAAACAAGCATTAATTAATCATCAAAAGACTTTATCACAGTACCGCCAATTGGGAGTTCGTAGATTAGAAGCTCAAACTCTCAACAATATTAGTGTCACTTACGCCTTATCAAAACAGTATCCGCAGGCGATAGATACGCTGAATGAAGAGTTAAAGCTGCGACAAGAGTTAAAAGATAGCACAGGCGAAGCAGACGCACTTTACCTAATCGCCATCAACCAACGCAATCTCGGAAAACTCGAAGCCGCACTTTCTAACATCCAAACTACAATCAACATTGTTGAAAGCATACGCGGTAATGTCCAAAGCGATGAACTGCGTACCTCATACTTCGCTACAGTGCAGAATTACTACAAATTTTACATCGACTTGTTGATGCAACTGCACAAAGAAGACCCCACCAAAGTATGCGAATTCAATATCCAAAAACTCAAAATCAAAGATAGATGCGATGCTGTTGCACTCCACATCAGCGAACGCGCCCGCGCTAGAAGTTTGGTAGAACTTTTAAAAGCAGGTAACGTCAATCTCCGTAAAGATGTTGAGCCACAACTATTAGCAGAAGAACGTCGTTTGCAGAATAAACTAAAATTGCAGGAAACGCGTTTATCAGACTTATTAAGTCAAAAAGGCTCATCTACTGAACTCATCAACAAAACCAACCAAGAAATCACCAATATTATCCAAGAATCACAAAAACTCACCGCTAAAATCCGTGCCACAAACCCAGAATATGCAGAATTAACAGACCCTAAAGACATCCTGCAATTACCAGAAATTCAACAGCAATTAGATAAAGATACTATCCTATTGCAATATTCTTTAGGTGAAAAACGCAGCTATTTATGGGTAGTTACTCCTAATTCTCCTCTAGAAAGTTACGAACTTCCTGGACAAGAAGAAATAGCCAAAGCTGCAAATAAATTTAACATTTTTGTCAAGGAGCCACTAATTGATAACCCAACCCCAGTAGATATCGCCGATGCTATTGCAGAGACAGAAAAAACCGCAGACGCACTCAGTCAACTTATCCTTAATGATGTAGCAGGGAAGTTAGGAAACAAACGTTTAGTCATCGTTGCAGATGGAATTTTACATCAAGTATCATTCGCAGCCTTAAATGAACCCAGAAAATCACCAACCAGCAACAAATATCAACCCTTGGTTGTGAACCATGAAATTGTCAATCTTCCTTCAATATCTAGCCTCGCAACTCATAGAAAAAAACTCAAAATACGCGACAAAGCACCCAAAACCCTAGCTGTCCTCGCAAATCCTGTATTTAGTGCTGATGATACACCGTTGAAGAATGATAAACCCTCATCTGTGGAAAACAACCTCGACCGTTCAGCTTTAGAAACATCTTTGAGAAACACCAATGAGGTTTTAGAACCACTACCAAATACGCAAGCCGAGGGAGAAGCAATTCTCGAACTGGTGAATTCTCCTAATAACAAGCTTTCCGCTTTTGGGTTAGATGCTAACTACAACTTTGCAACCAGCAAACAGTTACGTCAATATCGCTATCTGCTATTTGCAACTCACGGGATTTTCAACACAGTAAACCCAGCTTTATCAGGTATCGTGCTGTCTCTGGTAGATAAACAAGGTAAACCCCAAACCAGAAGCTTTCTGCGACTCAACGATATTTTCAATCTCGACTTACCCGCAGAGTTAATTGTGCTGAGTGCCTGTGAAAGTGGACTAGGCGATGATGTCCAAGGTGAAGGGCTGGTGGGCTTGACAAGAGGCTTTATGTATGCAGGTGCAGCTAGAGTCACCGTGTCTCTGTGGAAGGTGAACGATAAATCTACCAAGGAGTTAATGATTGCATTCTACAAACAAATATTGGAACAAAAGAAATCTCCCGCCGCCGCCCTTAATTTCGCCCAACGCCAAATGTGGCAAAGGAAAGATTTGCAAAATCCAGCTTGGAAACATCCTCGTTATTGGGCGGCTTTCACTTTGCAAGGGGAGTGGCGGTGA
- a CDS encoding Uma2 family endonuclease, with amino-acid sequence MFQALPKTIAFEEFLNWKPDGGCYELYDGVIVEMQPVGDHEEINGFLAKKLNVEFERLSLPYFIPKQALVKVPDKESGYSPDVIVINQKNLSAEPMWKKSSTVTQAASVPLVIEVVSTNWRDDYASKLVDYETFGVPEYWITDYLALGGRRYIGNPKQPTVSVYYLVDGEYQVNLFRGSDRIISPTFPELNLTAEQIFQAGRSENQL; translated from the coding sequence ATGTTTCAAGCCTTACCAAAAACGATCGCTTTTGAAGAATTCCTCAATTGGAAGCCAGATGGCGGATGTTATGAACTATACGATGGGGTAATTGTTGAAATGCAGCCAGTAGGAGATCATGAAGAGATTAATGGTTTTTTAGCTAAAAAACTAAACGTGGAATTTGAACGGCTGAGTCTTCCATACTTCATACCTAAGCAAGCACTAGTCAAAGTTCCTGACAAAGAATCAGGTTATTCGCCTGATGTGATAGTGATAAATCAAAAGAATCTTTCAGCAGAACCGATGTGGAAAAAGTCCTCAACGGTTACTCAAGCTGCGTCAGTTCCCCTAGTTATTGAAGTCGTCAGCACTAATTGGAGGGATGATTATGCATCCAAGCTGGTTGACTACGAAACTTTTGGTGTTCCTGAATACTGGATTACTGATTATTTAGCTTTGGGCGGTAGAAGGTACATAGGTAATCCGAAACAACCGACTGTTTCCGTTTACTATTTAGTGGATGGTGAGTATCAAGTTAACCTGTTTCGAGGTAGCGATCGCATCATATCGCCCACATTCCCAGAATTAAACTTGACCGCCGAACAGATTTTTCAAGCTGGGCGTTCAGAAAATCAATTATGA